One Desulforhopalus sp. DNA segment encodes these proteins:
- a CDS encoding PocR ligand-binding domain-containing protein has translation MAGSIPFSFLDIPMADLKAGGYSAASSMAGLHSPGLAAPVDLDLVTIDSMFSLEELQRLQDDFSKATGVASIIAHPDGRPITLPSNYSQLCGEIIGKTEMGYVECCTAYGSFTPPKSDSPTIRQCRNGLWCAAAGITFAGKHLANWIIGQVREDNQDEGKILAYAERIGIDRTDALEAFRKVPIMPRGQFAMVAQLLSTFTRQLSTSACRNMHQSRIISSLKQDEENRERFRRISSVSSDISYSCLEDGDGVFHIDWMMGATEKICGYSVDEILAEKCWRFLVVEEDLPVFADHVTGLPPGSHSSCNLRIRHKNGKIIHISCRTECAGGGAGGGKILYGGIVDVSERKRVEEALRTSEEQYRLIVNTAREGIWGKDSSWRTNFVNPQMAAMLGYTPEEMLGRPVADFVVPEEMEDHYQRIQKRMGGGGESYERTFRHKDGRSVLTHVSAIPILDEQDRFTGSFGMFTDITESRRAEEEKHALIGQLQQARKMEAIGTLAGGIAHDFNNILSAVIGYSEMIRDDCPEGSTMAHDIAQVLNAGNRAKELVKQILAFSRQAKTDKIPLQPCMIINEAVKLLRASLPATINIIQDIEADAGTILADPTQIHQVIMNLCTNAFHAMEVKGGTLTIALRQKVLNEEGLNGESPVQPGGYVHLSIRDTGSGIPAHIKEKIFEPFFTTKEVGKGTGMGLATVYGIIQSYGGAITCNSSPREGTVFDILLPIIATTPAQENKPKDSAPVGKEHILFVDDEGILAEMGKLILERLGYRVTARSNSIEALTTFQNEPEAFDLVITDQTMPGMTGVDLSRRILQIRPETPIILCTGYSTLISEEQAKAIGIKGFAMKPMARKDIAVIIRRVMDQGQP, from the coding sequence GCACCAGTTGACCTGGACCTCGTGACTATCGACTCGATGTTCAGCCTCGAAGAATTGCAGCGCCTGCAGGACGACTTTTCCAAGGCAACCGGTGTGGCCTCAATCATTGCCCACCCGGATGGCCGACCGATCACCCTGCCCAGTAATTACTCCCAGTTATGCGGCGAAATTATCGGCAAGACAGAAATGGGATATGTCGAGTGCTGCACTGCCTATGGATCGTTCACCCCACCCAAATCCGACAGTCCGACAATCAGGCAATGCCGCAACGGTTTGTGGTGTGCCGCGGCGGGCATCACCTTTGCCGGGAAGCATCTGGCAAACTGGATCATTGGCCAGGTGCGAGAGGATAACCAGGACGAAGGTAAGATACTGGCTTATGCCGAAAGGATCGGGATCGATCGAACCGATGCATTGGAGGCCTTCCGCAAGGTTCCCATCATGCCACGCGGGCAATTCGCGATGGTGGCCCAGCTGCTCTCTACCTTTACCAGACAGCTTTCCACCAGCGCCTGCCGGAACATGCACCAGTCCCGAATCATCTCAAGCCTCAAACAGGATGAGGAAAACCGCGAACGCTTCCGCCGCATATCATCTGTATCCTCTGATATTTCCTACTCCTGCCTTGAAGATGGAGATGGAGTTTTTCACATCGATTGGATGATGGGCGCCACCGAAAAGATCTGCGGCTATTCGGTGGACGAGATACTTGCCGAAAAATGCTGGCGTTTCCTCGTTGTTGAAGAGGATCTCCCGGTCTTTGCCGACCATGTCACCGGCCTTCCACCAGGCAGCCACAGCTCGTGCAATCTACGTATTCGCCATAAAAACGGCAAGATAATCCATATCAGCTGTCGTACCGAGTGCGCGGGCGGAGGTGCTGGCGGCGGCAAGATTCTCTACGGCGGCATCGTTGACGTCAGCGAACGCAAGCGAGTGGAAGAGGCCTTGCGGACAAGCGAGGAGCAATACCGGTTGATCGTCAACACCGCCCGGGAAGGTATCTGGGGCAAGGACAGTTCGTGGCGGACCAACTTCGTCAATCCGCAGATGGCGGCAATGCTCGGATATACCCCGGAAGAGATGCTCGGCCGGCCGGTTGCTGATTTTGTCGTCCCAGAGGAAATGGAGGACCATTACCAGCGGATACAAAAACGCATGGGCGGTGGCGGCGAAAGCTATGAACGGACCTTTCGCCATAAGGACGGCCGCAGCGTGTTGACCCATGTCTCAGCCATTCCAATCCTCGACGAACAGGACCGGTTCACCGGTTCCTTTGGCATGTTCACCGATATAACTGAGTCCAGACGGGCCGAAGAGGAAAAACATGCCTTGATTGGCCAGCTGCAGCAAGCCCGGAAGATGGAGGCCATCGGCACCCTGGCCGGCGGAATCGCCCATGACTTCAATAATATCCTCTCAGCCGTTATCGGCTATTCGGAGATGATCCGCGATGACTGCCCCGAGGGTTCAACCATGGCCCACGATATCGCCCAGGTCCTGAATGCCGGCAACCGCGCCAAGGAACTTGTCAAACAGATCCTTGCCTTCAGCCGCCAGGCAAAAACCGACAAGATCCCCCTGCAACCCTGCATGATTATAAACGAAGCCGTTAAATTGCTGCGCGCCTCATTGCCGGCAACCATCAATATAATCCAGGATATCGAGGCGGATGCCGGGACAATTCTCGCCGACCCCACACAGATCCATCAAGTGATCATGAACCTCTGCACCAATGCCTTTCATGCCATGGAGGTGAAGGGTGGCACCCTCACCATTGCCCTGCGGCAGAAGGTGCTGAATGAGGAAGGTCTCAACGGTGAGTCGCCGGTCCAGCCGGGCGGCTATGTACACTTGTCGATCCGCGATACCGGATCGGGTATCCCCGCCCACATCAAGGAGAAGATATTCGAACCGTTTTTTACCACGAAAGAGGTCGGCAAGGGTACCGGAATGGGCCTTGCCACGGTGTATGGTATCATCCAGAGCTACGGCGGGGCCATTACCTGCAACAGTTCGCCAAGAGAAGGCACCGTCTTTGATATCCTCCTGCCGATTATCGCCACTACTCCCGCACAAGAGAATAAACCGAAGGATTCTGCACCGGTAGGCAAGGAACATATCCTCTTTGTCGACGACGAGGGAATTCTTGCCGAGATGGGCAAGCTGATCCTGGAGCGACTCGGCTACCGGGTGACCGCCAGATCAAACAGTATCGAGGCCCTCACCACCTTCCAGAATGAACCGGAGGCATTCGATCTGGTTATTACCGACCAGACCATGCCGGGGATGACCGGAGTCGATCTTTCCCGGCGTATTCTCCAGATCCGTCCGGAAACACCGATTATTCTCTGCACCGGCTACAGCACCCTCATCTCCGAAGAACAGGCAAAGGCAATAGGCATCAAGGGTTTTGCCATGAAGCCCATGGCCAGAAAGGACATTGCGGTCATTATCAGGAGGGTGATGGACCAGGGGCAGCCCTGA